One Solanum pennellii chromosome 9, SPENNV200 DNA segment encodes these proteins:
- the LOC114074015 gene encoding ubiquitin carboxyl-terminal hydrolase 20-like: protein MGKNISENLTSPNHQTIKFDEIEGKNINFSSVKTEVEEEEKNEKYLGLFEGSPDRIESAQTIVTSADSNSIGYIVSSDRSGYSYSDGDKWSPLKGEPSSLIGAICSSELENFEKIVAEESKLIEYKPFNITGIGMCNLGNTCFLNVIVQSFMHTVVLLQLLRSIDHVSPCLTYDYEFCVVCIIRELIDISIFYGRFFVWPTKIVSQLRNFSSHFNVNKQEDAHEFLQCFLNKLEICCNYLDTKENIVKEAFGGRLVSKLRCCNCGYSSITREPLIDLSLEIEDVDSVSAAMESFTKIEKIEFSCERCKTQGPFEKQLLVDHSPNVVVLHLKRFKYNGLVVQKVEKHVSFSLELDMLLYSNDINNEEIKYDLYAVIVHSGPSISSGHYYNFIRCAPNEWYKFDDEKVDYVQEDLVLAEQAYILFYTKRGTAWFSDYIQSHRPFVCLVNPTTTNDANDPTLMPEVNNVEDNDSHVLTDQVYCEDQLQDVKIKQDEKLKDALNCGSHGTSVNEMKRKLKD from the exons ATGGGAAAAAATATCTCAGAGAATCTGACTTCACCTAATCATCAAACAATCAAATTCGATGAGATTGAGggaaaaaacatcaatttttcatCGGTGAAAACTGAAGttgaagaagaggaaaaaaatgaaaagtatttGGGTTTGTTTGAGGGGTCACCCGATCGGATCGAATCTGCTCAAACAATTGTCACTAGTGCTGATTCAAATTCAATTGGCTATATTGTTTCTTCAGATAGAAGTGGGTACTCATATTCCGATGGAGATAAATGGTCTCCTTTAAAAGGTGAGCCTAGTTCTTTAATTGGGGCCATTTGTTCAAGTGAGCTGgagaattttgaaaagataGTTGCGGAAGAAAGTAAGCTTATTGAGTATAAACCTTTTAATATAACG GGCATTGGCATGTGTAACTTAGGCAACACATGCTTTTTAAATGTGATTGTCCAATCTTTTATGCACACCGTTGTGTTGCTTCAGCTTCTCAGATCGATCGATCATGTATCTCCATGTCTAA CTTATGATTACGAATTTTGTGTGGTGTGCATCATCAGAGAGCTTATTgacatttctatattttatggGAGATTTTTTGTCTGGCCGACGAAAATTGTTAGCCAATTGAGAA atttttcgtcacACTTCAATGTGAACAAACAAGAAGATGCACACGAATTCCTACAGTGTTTTCTCAATAAACTTGAAATTTGTTGTAACTACTTAGACACAAAAGAAAACATTGTAAAGGAGGCCTTTGGTGGTCGCCTTGTGAGCAAG CTCCGTTGTTGCAATTGTGGTTATTCATCTATCACACGCGAGCCTCTAATCGATTTAAGCTTGGAGATTGAGGACGTTGATAGTGTATCAGCCGCAATGGAATCTTTCACTAAAATCGAGAAAATTGAGTTCTCTTGTGAAAGGTGCAAGACACAAGGGCCATTTGAGAAGCAGCTCCTCGTTGATCATTCCCCTAATGTTGTTGTCCTACATTTGAAGCGATTCAAATATAATGGTTTAGTTGTTCAAAAGGTGGAAAAGCATGTTTCATTTTCTCTAGAATTGGACATGCTTCTTTATAGCAACGACATCAATAAT GAAGAAATTAAATACGATCTCTACGCAGTTATAGTGCATTCTGGACCTTCAATCTCTTCAGGACACTATTACAACTTTATTCGTTGTGCTCCAAATGAATGGTACAAATTTGATGACGAGAAG GTTGATTATGTTCAAGAAGATCTTGTTTTGGCAGAGCAAgcatacattttattttatacaaagaGGGGTACTGCATGGTTTTCAGACTATATTCAAAGCCACAGACCCTTTGTATGTCTTGTTAACCCCACAACTACCAATGATGCTAATGATCCAACTCTAATGCCTGAAGTGAACAATGTAGAGGATAATGATTCCCATG TATTAACAGATCAAGTTTATTGCGAAGATCAATTGCAAGACGTCAAAATAAAGCAGGATGAAAAATTGAAGGATGCATTGAATTGTGGCTCGCATGGAACCTCTGTGAACGAAATGAAAAGGAAGCTGAAAGATTGA